From Streptomyces sp. NBC_00683, one genomic window encodes:
- a CDS encoding RICIN domain-containing protein produces the protein MRTRSRPRVTPLLALGGLLATLVTTAVSAPAAQAAALPDGWATVTAKHSGKCADAAAAGTADGTAVQQYACNGSTAQQWQFQATSDGYVRVNNRNDASKSWDVTDVSTADAAPVQLWSYSGGANQQWLPVEEAGGTYHFVNRNSGKCLDVPSASTADSTRLQQYTCNGSAAQSFGVDSTDIPPPAGTPDLGPNVTVFDPSMTKSAVQGKIDQVFGQQEENQFGPQRQALLFKPGSYDVDANVGFYTQVAGLGLSPDDVTINGAVHAEADWFQGNATQNFWRSAENLSVNPTGGTDRWAVSQAAPYRRMHVRGNLQLDDGGWSSGGFMADSKIDGQVRSGSQQQWLSRNSQWGSWTGSNWNMVFVGDVNAPANSFPNPPYTTVAQSPVTREKPFLYVDGAGAYKVFVPALRTNSQGTTWASGTPAGQSLPLDQFFVVKPGATAAAINAALAAGKDLLFTPGVYHLNQTLNVNRANTVVLGLGLAAVIPDNGITAMNVADVDGVKIAGLLIDAGTTNSQTLMQVGQPGATARHTGNPISLHDVFFRIGGAAVGKATQSLVVNSSDVIGDHMWLWRGDHGTGIGWNSNTADTGLVVNGTDVTMYGLFVEHYQKHQVIWNGNGGRTYFFQNEMPYDPPNQAAWTNGSTRGYDAYKVSPSVTTHQAWGLGSYCYFNVNPSVVAERAFEAPDNAGVRFRNMVTVSLGGTGTINHVINNTGGPSNSGSNVANLVAYP, from the coding sequence ATGAGAACTCGGTCCAGACCTCGAGTCACCCCGCTGCTGGCCCTGGGCGGCCTCCTCGCCACGCTCGTCACCACCGCTGTCTCGGCGCCCGCCGCGCAGGCCGCCGCCCTGCCCGACGGATGGGCCACGGTCACCGCGAAGCACAGCGGGAAGTGCGCGGACGCCGCCGCGGCGGGCACCGCCGACGGCACCGCGGTGCAGCAGTACGCCTGCAACGGCAGCACCGCACAGCAGTGGCAGTTCCAGGCGACGAGCGACGGCTACGTCCGCGTGAACAACCGCAACGACGCGTCCAAGAGCTGGGACGTCACCGATGTCTCCACGGCGGACGCGGCGCCGGTGCAGCTGTGGTCGTACTCGGGTGGCGCCAACCAGCAGTGGCTGCCCGTGGAGGAGGCGGGCGGTACCTACCACTTCGTGAACCGCAACAGCGGCAAGTGCCTCGATGTCCCCTCGGCCTCGACTGCCGACAGCACCCGGCTGCAGCAGTACACGTGCAACGGTTCGGCCGCGCAGTCCTTCGGCGTCGACTCCACCGACATCCCGCCGCCCGCAGGTACACCCGATCTCGGCCCGAACGTCACGGTCTTCGACCCGTCGATGACCAAGTCGGCCGTCCAGGGCAAGATCGACCAGGTCTTCGGCCAGCAGGAGGAGAACCAGTTCGGCCCGCAGCGCCAGGCCCTGCTGTTCAAGCCGGGCAGCTACGACGTGGACGCCAACGTCGGCTTCTACACCCAGGTCGCGGGCCTGGGCCTGTCGCCCGACGACGTCACGATCAACGGCGCCGTGCACGCCGAGGCCGACTGGTTCCAGGGCAACGCCACCCAGAACTTCTGGCGGTCCGCCGAGAACCTCTCCGTCAACCCGACCGGCGGCACCGACCGGTGGGCCGTCTCCCAGGCCGCCCCGTACCGCCGCATGCATGTGCGCGGCAACCTCCAGCTCGACGACGGCGGCTGGTCCAGCGGCGGCTTCATGGCCGACTCCAAGATCGACGGCCAGGTGCGGTCCGGCTCCCAGCAGCAGTGGCTCTCACGCAACAGCCAGTGGGGGAGCTGGACCGGATCCAACTGGAACATGGTCTTCGTCGGCGACGTCAACGCCCCGGCGAACTCCTTCCCCAACCCGCCGTACACCACGGTCGCGCAGAGTCCTGTGACCCGTGAGAAGCCCTTCCTGTACGTGGACGGGGCCGGCGCCTACAAAGTGTTCGTGCCCGCTCTTCGTACCAACTCCCAGGGCACGACCTGGGCATCGGGCACCCCCGCCGGGCAGTCGCTCCCGCTGGACCAGTTCTTCGTGGTCAAGCCGGGCGCCACCGCGGCCGCCATCAACGCCGCACTCGCGGCCGGCAAGGACCTGCTGTTCACCCCGGGTGTCTACCACCTCAACCAGACCCTCAACGTGAACCGCGCGAACACCGTCGTCCTCGGCCTCGGCCTCGCCGCCGTGATCCCCGACAACGGAATCACCGCGATGAACGTCGCCGACGTCGACGGCGTCAAGATCGCCGGACTGCTGATCGACGCGGGAACCACCAACTCCCAGACGCTGATGCAGGTCGGCCAGCCGGGCGCCACCGCCCGGCACACCGGCAACCCCATCTCGCTGCACGACGTCTTCTTCCGCATCGGGGGCGCGGCGGTGGGCAAGGCGACCCAGAGCCTCGTCGTCAACAGCTCGGACGTCATCGGCGACCACATGTGGCTGTGGCGGGGCGACCACGGCACCGGCATCGGCTGGAACAGCAACACCGCCGACACCGGGCTCGTCGTCAACGGCACCGACGTCACGATGTACGGCCTGTTCGTCGAGCACTACCAGAAGCACCAGGTCATCTGGAACGGCAACGGCGGGCGCACCTACTTCTTCCAGAACGAGATGCCGTACGACCCGCCCAACCAGGCCGCCTGGACGAACGGTTCGACCCGGGGCTACGACGCCTACAAGGTGTCCCCGTCCGTCACGACACACCAGGCCTGGGGGCTGGGGAGCTACTGCTACTTCAACGTGAACCCCTCGGTGGTGGCCGAACGGGCCTTCGAGGCGCCGGACAACGCGGGCGTCCGCTTCCGCAACATGGTGACGGTCTCCCTCGGCGGCACGGGGACCATCAACCACGTCATCAACAACACGGGAGGACCGTCCAACTCCGGGAGCAACGTGGCCAACCTGGTCGCCTACCCGTAG
- a CDS encoding lysylphosphatidylglycerol synthase domain-containing protein, with amino-acid sequence MADTQDLQVRSSRPARLLQRAFTTVLLVGMAVAVMMFVRGQDWSVLATEMRSRPPGSFALLVGLALLANAVAVLAALLAWWSMLSAVNADVAPTAGGGGLTAVGAARIFFVGQFAKYMPGKVFGFVLSVKMGRAMGIPAARTATAWLLTLVIGLLTAASAGLVAGPQVLGGSEAWLAAASAVPLAVILLRPQLVNEAATVVARLRRRPPPAITLPGRVIRRNVVIQMLSWLFGGIQLWCLAIALGAPPARSLPLCVGAFALGAAAGVFAVFTPDGLGVREVILLSALGAVLPLPAAGVVAVISRLVVAVSELITAGLGLAVTEVLRRRAGSPAAPVRAARIRDKIRPSSGQLGSPPLHRQLLTTEKTNSEEQ; translated from the coding sequence ATGGCGGACACCCAGGATCTCCAAGTTCGCAGCTCCCGTCCGGCCAGACTCCTCCAGCGAGCGTTCACGACCGTGCTGCTCGTGGGCATGGCCGTGGCGGTGATGATGTTCGTGCGTGGCCAGGACTGGTCCGTCCTCGCCACGGAGATGCGCAGCCGGCCGCCGGGATCCTTTGCGCTTCTGGTCGGGCTCGCGCTGCTCGCGAACGCTGTCGCGGTGCTGGCGGCCCTGCTCGCCTGGTGGTCGATGCTGTCGGCCGTCAACGCGGATGTCGCGCCCACGGCCGGGGGCGGCGGGCTCACAGCGGTGGGTGCGGCCCGCATCTTCTTCGTCGGCCAATTCGCCAAGTACATGCCCGGCAAGGTCTTCGGGTTCGTGCTCAGCGTGAAGATGGGCCGGGCGATGGGAATACCGGCTGCCCGGACCGCCACGGCGTGGCTGCTGACGCTGGTGATCGGGCTCCTGACCGCGGCCTCGGCCGGGCTGGTGGCAGGGCCCCAGGTGCTCGGCGGATCGGAGGCCTGGCTGGCGGCCGCGTCGGCAGTTCCCCTGGCGGTGATCCTGCTACGGCCTCAGCTCGTCAACGAGGCCGCCACCGTGGTGGCCAGGCTGCGCCGGCGCCCGCCGCCTGCGATCACCCTGCCGGGACGGGTCATCCGCCGCAACGTGGTGATCCAGATGCTTTCCTGGCTGTTCGGCGGAATTCAGCTGTGGTGCCTGGCGATCGCGCTGGGGGCCCCACCGGCCCGCTCGCTGCCGTTGTGCGTCGGTGCGTTCGCCCTCGGTGCGGCCGCCGGTGTCTTCGCGGTCTTCACACCCGATGGTCTGGGGGTGCGCGAGGTGATCCTGCTGAGCGCGCTCGGCGCGGTCCTTCCGCTGCCGGCGGCGGGTGTGGTGGCGGTCATCAGCCGACTGGTCGTGGCCGTGAGCGAACTCATCACGGCCGGACTGGGGTTGGCGGTGACCGAGGTACTCCGGCGGCGAGCGGGCTCCCCCGCCGCGCCGGTTCGGGCAGCGCGAATCCGGGACAAGATCCGGCCAAGCTCCGGACAGCTAGGGTCGCCACCGTTGCATCGCCAGTTGTTGACGACTGAGAAGACGAATTCGGAGGAGCAATGA
- a CDS encoding glycosyltransferase, which produces MIIPNYNYARTLAACIEAAQGQTYPAIEVIVADDCSTDDSVAIARRLGVTVLESPVNRGVSTVRNLGAESARGEVLFFVDSDVALAPDAVAKAVEVLLADDNLGAVCGMYQAESLFPDSVVKKYRAIQQYVWFNEVDGLIPGLHSALFAIRTAVFREIGPFNDQLRWTEEQDYGFRLNERYSVWATSSVRGRHDHDGTLRVMLTKVFQRTRIGAPNWVRLRSLPGGAGTSYRALGSGFVLTAALSLLGVLLFGPLALLATAATLSVGILLDWRTYAYAYRHHGVLFGLQFTVLHLLVTLTSALAAGIGILQGLLFPRSVRRLYGVNTPA; this is translated from the coding sequence GTGATAATCCCGAATTACAACTACGCCCGGACGCTCGCGGCGTGCATTGAGGCGGCGCAGGGCCAGACGTACCCCGCGATCGAGGTCATCGTGGCGGACGACTGCAGCACCGACGACTCCGTCGCCATCGCACGCCGACTGGGCGTGACGGTGCTGGAGAGTCCGGTCAACCGCGGTGTCTCCACGGTTCGCAACCTCGGTGCGGAATCCGCCCGCGGCGAGGTGCTCTTCTTCGTCGACTCCGACGTGGCCCTGGCGCCCGACGCGGTGGCCAAAGCGGTGGAGGTCCTCCTCGCCGATGACAACCTCGGTGCGGTCTGCGGTATGTACCAGGCCGAGTCCCTGTTCCCGGACAGCGTTGTCAAGAAGTACCGGGCGATCCAGCAGTACGTCTGGTTCAACGAGGTGGACGGCTTGATCCCGGGCCTGCACTCCGCCCTCTTCGCGATCCGGACTGCCGTCTTCCGTGAAATCGGCCCGTTCAACGACCAGTTGCGCTGGACCGAGGAGCAGGACTACGGCTTCCGCCTCAACGAGCGCTATTCCGTGTGGGCGACCTCGTCCGTCCGCGGCCGCCACGACCACGACGGCACACTGCGCGTCATGCTGACGAAGGTGTTCCAGCGCACTCGGATCGGCGCCCCCAACTGGGTACGCCTGCGGTCCCTGCCCGGCGGTGCCGGCACGAGCTACCGCGCGCTCGGCAGCGGTTTCGTCCTGACTGCGGCCCTGAGCCTCCTCGGCGTGCTGCTGTTCGGCCCGCTTGCCCTGCTCGCGACGGCGGCCACCCTTTCCGTGGGCATATTGCTCGACTGGCGGACGTACGCGTACGCGTATCGGCACCATGGAGTCCTGTTCGGCCTCCAATTCACGGTGCTCCACCTCTTGGTGACGCTGACGTCCGCGCTCGCCGCCGGAATCGGAATCCTGCAAGGACTGCTGTTTCCCCGTTCGGTACGTCGGCTCTACGGCGTGAATACCCCTGCCTGA
- a CDS encoding SDR family NAD(P)-dependent oxidoreductase, translating to MTLTIDSSAADALVDIDLHGKLAVVTGGYSGLGLATTRALVNAGAHVIVPARRPELAQKALDGLDAEVDELDLADLKSVADFADRFLLSGRNIDIVINDAGVMALPETRVGPGWEAHFAVNHLGHYALVNRLFPAIVEGGRVVAVSSGVSPTGTIQWDDVHFEQGYDKWAAYAQSKLANALFAAQLDLLGGSAGVQAYSVNPGYILTPLQRHLTTEEMIAAGWIDDAGTPLLPEFRSPEQGAATQVWAATSPELAGAGGSYLHHGAVDRRFDEPADREQAARLWALSAELTGVDAFAAGGSPS from the coding sequence ATGACACTTACCATCGACAGTTCCGCCGCGGATGCGCTGGTCGATATCGACCTGCACGGGAAGCTGGCCGTAGTCACCGGAGGTTACTCCGGCCTGGGTCTGGCGACGACCCGGGCACTGGTGAATGCCGGCGCCCATGTCATTGTCCCGGCCCGCCGCCCGGAACTCGCGCAGAAAGCGCTCGACGGTCTCGACGCCGAAGTCGACGAACTGGATCTCGCCGACCTGAAGAGCGTGGCCGACTTCGCGGACCGCTTCCTCCTTTCGGGCCGGAACATTGACATCGTCATCAACGACGCCGGTGTCATGGCTCTTCCGGAGACCCGTGTCGGGCCGGGCTGGGAAGCGCACTTCGCGGTCAACCACCTTGGCCATTACGCGCTGGTCAACCGGCTCTTTCCGGCAATCGTCGAGGGTGGGCGCGTGGTTGCCGTCTCGTCGGGCGTCAGCCCGACCGGAACCATCCAGTGGGACGACGTGCACTTCGAGCAGGGTTACGACAAGTGGGCGGCCTACGCACAGTCGAAGCTCGCCAATGCGCTGTTCGCGGCCCAGCTCGACCTACTGGGCGGTTCGGCGGGCGTGCAGGCGTACTCCGTGAACCCCGGCTACATCCTCACACCGCTGCAACGGCACCTCACCACCGAGGAGATGATTGCCGCGGGCTGGATCGACGACGCCGGGACTCCGCTGCTGCCCGAGTTCCGGTCGCCCGAACAGGGTGCCGCAACCCAGGTGTGGGCAGCGACCTCGCCCGAGCTCGCCGGCGCAGGCGGCTCCTACCTCCACCACGGTGCGGTGGACCGCCGGTTCGACGAGCCTGCGGACCGCGAACAGGCCGCCCGGCTCTGGGCCTTGTCGGCCGAGCTGACCGGGGTCGACGCGTTCGCCGCAGGGGGGAGCCCTTCCTGA
- a CDS encoding glycosyltransferase family 2 protein → MTGSGHVLVSVIVPCYNSTKTVALCLESVLAQTYSPIELIVVDDSSSDETASIAEAYECTVVRLTENSGAGIARNRGIAASHGDVLFFLDSDVALAPSAVANAVRTLEESPECAAAWGIYGDRPLVDDSVVEQVQVLHGHFRQIQPRPVLTGHFAVGAIRRWVVDELGGFDERLTGQWANEDHEYGLRISGRFPVARALDVVGYHDDEDRMSSVLRKRFGRAVSLVPLIFLQRDLKPEREALHRPPEIFAITLTAATAPLPLLAPALAVLPAAGLAWFLWANLPLLGYVRRAAGWRMVLVTTALNYLYGLAVSAGGLTGALRYLVDPRFRRRYRDGLAAT, encoded by the coding sequence GTGACTGGATCCGGACACGTACTCGTGTCAGTGATCGTGCCCTGCTACAACAGCACGAAGACCGTCGCGCTGTGCCTGGAGTCGGTGCTGGCACAGACGTACTCACCTATTGAACTGATCGTCGTGGACGACTCGAGTTCCGACGAGACGGCGTCGATCGCCGAGGCGTACGAGTGCACAGTTGTCCGGCTCACGGAGAACTCCGGGGCGGGGATCGCGCGGAACCGCGGCATCGCCGCCAGCCACGGCGATGTCCTGTTCTTCCTCGACTCCGACGTCGCGCTCGCTCCGAGCGCCGTGGCGAACGCCGTCCGGACCCTCGAGGAGAGCCCTGAGTGCGCCGCGGCCTGGGGCATCTACGGCGACCGGCCGCTCGTGGACGACAGCGTCGTGGAACAGGTCCAGGTCCTGCACGGCCACTTCCGGCAGATCCAGCCCCGCCCCGTGCTCACCGGGCACTTCGCGGTCGGGGCGATCCGCCGCTGGGTCGTCGACGAGCTCGGCGGCTTCGACGAGCGGCTCACCGGGCAGTGGGCCAACGAGGACCACGAGTACGGCCTGCGGATCTCCGGGCGCTTCCCGGTGGCCCGTGCGCTCGACGTCGTCGGCTACCACGACGACGAGGACCGGATGTCGTCGGTGCTGCGCAAGCGCTTCGGCCGGGCCGTGTCGCTGGTGCCCCTGATCTTCCTGCAGCGTGACCTCAAGCCCGAGCGGGAGGCGCTGCACCGGCCGCCGGAGATCTTCGCGATCACCCTCACCGCGGCGACAGCGCCACTGCCGCTCCTCGCACCCGCGCTCGCGGTGCTTCCGGCGGCAGGTCTTGCCTGGTTCCTCTGGGCGAACCTCCCGCTGCTCGGTTACGTCCGGCGCGCCGCCGGCTGGCGCATGGTCCTGGTGACGACAGCGCTGAACTACCTCTACGGACTGGCCGTTTCGGCGGGCGGCCTGACCGGGGCGCTGCGCTACCTCGTCGACCCGCGTTTCCGGCGGCGATACCGTGATGGCCTCGCGGCAACATGA
- a CDS encoding AfsR/SARP family transcriptional regulator has product MRIKLLGPMDVEVAGRSLDVGPRQRRLVLAALAVDAGSPVPIDALIERVWGQDTPDAPRSALYAHIARLRHFLTRAARAEESAAKPVPLVKGAQGYVLQIDHRDVDLHHIGSLAEDARAAHGEQRVLALREAMGLWRGRPLVNLMGYWASTIRRNAESQFIGIASAWAADELRLGNAQAVADRLAKVLDSYPLAEPLEDLYMRALCALGRTSEALQHYAAVREQIAEQLGHEPGPQLRDLHMAVLRGELQTPHQGTTISSAPLPRQLPMNVAHFVGRTEELAWIEDALATPRPQAATPLVSIHGAAGVGKSALAIHAAHQLAHRYPEGQMYVELSGSGTGAPPLSPSEALARLFRTLGTEPPPPAVQADEAAALLRSLVAGRRMLLVLDNASDSDQIKPLLLNGGGFGVIVTSRQPLSALGGAGQLPVRPLSVDEAVALLGRLTGPDRVAAEPAAAEAIAKLCQCLPLAVTTAAARLVSRPSWPLAELHARLADEARRLDNLEIEGIGVRASLSGSYRRLSGNADPAMRAAAEAFKLLSGCSQPVVSLSDAARLLSQSNARAELCLERLVDAQLLESVSPGRYQMNDLLRLFAQEC; this is encoded by the coding sequence ATGAGAATCAAACTGCTGGGTCCGATGGATGTGGAAGTGGCCGGTCGGTCCCTGGATGTGGGGCCGCGCCAAAGACGCCTGGTGCTGGCGGCGTTGGCGGTTGATGCCGGCAGCCCGGTCCCCATCGACGCCCTGATCGAACGAGTCTGGGGCCAGGACACTCCCGACGCGCCACGCAGCGCCCTCTATGCCCATATAGCCCGGCTGCGGCATTTCCTGACCAGGGCCGCACGGGCCGAGGAGTCGGCCGCGAAACCGGTGCCCCTCGTCAAGGGGGCGCAGGGGTACGTTCTGCAGATCGACCATCGGGACGTCGACTTACACCACATCGGCTCCCTCGCGGAGGACGCTCGCGCCGCGCACGGGGAGCAGCGCGTGCTCGCCCTGCGCGAGGCGATGGGCCTCTGGCGCGGCCGGCCACTGGTGAATCTGATGGGGTATTGGGCCAGCACGATACGCCGGAACGCCGAATCGCAGTTCATAGGCATCGCGAGTGCCTGGGCCGCCGATGAGTTGCGGCTGGGCAACGCCCAGGCCGTCGCCGACCGGCTGGCCAAGGTCCTGGATTCGTATCCGCTCGCCGAGCCGCTGGAGGATCTGTACATGCGCGCGCTGTGCGCGCTCGGCCGTACTTCGGAGGCTCTGCAGCACTACGCCGCCGTGCGTGAGCAGATCGCCGAGCAACTGGGGCACGAGCCCGGCCCGCAGCTGCGTGACCTGCACATGGCCGTGTTACGCGGTGAGCTCCAGACCCCCCACCAGGGCACCACCATCAGCTCCGCGCCACTGCCCCGCCAACTCCCCATGAATGTCGCTCACTTCGTGGGACGGACCGAGGAGCTCGCCTGGATCGAGGATGCGCTCGCCACACCGCGACCGCAGGCCGCGACCCCGCTGGTGAGCATCCATGGAGCCGCCGGTGTCGGAAAGTCGGCCCTGGCGATCCACGCCGCACACCAGCTCGCCCACCGCTATCCCGAGGGCCAGATGTACGTGGAGCTCAGCGGGAGCGGCACGGGAGCGCCACCGCTCAGCCCGTCGGAGGCCCTGGCCCGCCTGTTCCGCACGCTCGGCACGGAACCGCCGCCGCCGGCCGTGCAGGCCGATGAGGCCGCCGCCCTGCTGCGCTCCCTGGTGGCCGGTCGCAGGATGCTCCTCGTGCTCGACAACGCCTCCGACTCGGACCAGATAAAGCCGCTGCTGCTGAACGGGGGCGGATTCGGCGTGATCGTGACGAGCAGGCAGCCGCTGTCCGCCCTGGGCGGAGCCGGCCAACTGCCTGTCCGGCCGCTCTCGGTGGACGAGGCCGTCGCTCTTCTCGGCAGGCTGACGGGCCCGGACCGGGTGGCCGCCGAACCCGCAGCGGCCGAAGCGATCGCGAAGCTGTGCCAGTGCCTGCCGCTCGCCGTGACCACCGCGGCTGCCCGTCTCGTGTCCCGGCCGAGCTGGCCCCTGGCCGAGCTGCACGCCCGCCTCGCCGACGAGGCCCGGCGGCTCGACAACCTCGAGATCGAAGGCATCGGGGTGCGGGCCAGCTTGTCCGGCTCCTACCGGCGGCTCTCCGGAAATGCCGATCCGGCCATGCGGGCGGCTGCGGAGGCCTTCAAGCTGCTCAGCGGGTGCAGCCAGCCGGTGGTCAGCCTCTCGGACGCCGCGCGGCTGCTCTCCCAGTCCAATGCGCGCGCGGAACTGTGCCTGGAGCGGCTCGTCGACGCCCAGCTCCTGGAGTCCGTGTCCCCGGGCCGCTACCAGATGAACGATCTCCTGCGGTTGTTCGCCCAGGAGTGCTGA
- the galU gene encoding UTP--glucose-1-phosphate uridylyltransferase GalU, giving the protein MSASSAPGSRITKAVIPAAGLGTRFLPATKATPKEMLPVVDKPAIQYVIEEAVTAGLSDILMITGRNKRPLEDHFDRNYELEEALRRKGDDARLDQVQASSELANIHYVRQGDPRGLGHAVLCAEEHVGEQPFAVLLGDDMMDPRDPLLTRMIDVQQRHGGSVVALMEVDRSQLHLYGCVAAAPNGDDDVVAVSGLVEKPRPADAPSNLAIIGRYVLDPRIFEVLRKTDPGRGGEIQLTDALQALAADPSLGGPVHGVVFRGRRYDTGDRADYLRAIVRLACEREDLGPDFRTWLRSYVQQEMPQGV; this is encoded by the coding sequence ATGAGCGCATCATCCGCACCGGGCTCCCGGATCACCAAGGCGGTCATCCCGGCGGCCGGCCTCGGCACCCGCTTCCTGCCCGCCACCAAGGCCACCCCCAAGGAGATGCTGCCGGTCGTCGACAAGCCGGCGATCCAGTACGTCATAGAGGAGGCCGTCACCGCCGGCCTCTCGGACATCCTCATGATCACCGGGCGGAACAAGCGTCCCCTCGAAGACCACTTCGACCGCAACTACGAGCTGGAGGAGGCCCTGCGCCGCAAGGGCGACGACGCCAGGCTCGACCAGGTGCAGGCCTCGAGCGAGCTGGCCAACATCCACTACGTCCGGCAGGGCGACCCCAGGGGACTGGGCCACGCGGTGCTGTGCGCCGAGGAGCACGTGGGAGAGCAGCCCTTCGCGGTGCTCCTGGGCGACGACATGATGGACCCGCGCGACCCGCTGCTCACCCGCATGATCGACGTGCAGCAGCGTCACGGCGGCAGTGTCGTCGCGCTGATGGAGGTCGACCGTTCCCAGCTCCACCTCTACGGCTGCGTCGCTGCCGCCCCGAACGGGGACGACGACGTCGTCGCCGTGAGCGGCCTCGTGGAGAAACCCAGGCCGGCGGACGCCCCCAGCAACCTCGCGATCATCGGCCGCTACGTGCTGGACCCGCGGATCTTCGAGGTGCTGCGCAAGACCGATCCGGGCCGCGGCGGCGAGATCCAGCTCACCGACGCCCTGCAGGCCCTGGCCGCCGACCCGTCCCTGGGCGGCCCCGTACACGGTGTCGTCTTCCGCGGCCGCCGCTACGACACCGGGGACCGCGCCGACTATCTGCGGGCCATCGTCCGCCTGGCGTGCGAGCGCGAAGACCTGGGACCGGACTTCAGGACCTGGCTGCGCAGCTACGTCCAGCAGGAGATGCCCCAAGGGGTGTGA
- a CDS encoding glycosyltransferase family 4 protein produces the protein MDRGPGLDLPGELPVTYDVCIAVNYYAPYVSGLTETARIVAEGLAARGWKVAVVATRHDPQLPLRENLNGVDVHRCPVIASIGRGLVSPSFARTVRRLSRRSRVLHLHLPMLEAGLITGPRLKIPVVSTYHIDLWLPPGPVARAATAAVSVSSAVTLRRSAAVVVNSDDQAEHSRMWPTLRNARRFAIAAPCLDRRGGSAAYRQTTGPHIGFLGRIVPDKGLPYLLDAFSGIDDPDARLLVGGDYVTVAGGSVIEEIREAARQDPRISILGLLRGQEIADFYASIDVFALPSVAESFGIAQAEAMMCGVPSVTTDLPGGRYPVVATGMGAVVPPRDPVALREALLETVSWDAAVRKDGAERARNLFGLESCLDRYAAVLKEVQA, from the coding sequence GTGGACCGCGGTCCTGGCCTCGACCTTCCTGGCGAGCTTCCTGTGACCTATGACGTCTGCATCGCGGTCAACTACTACGCGCCCTATGTGAGCGGTCTGACCGAGACCGCCCGGATCGTCGCCGAGGGGCTCGCCGCCCGCGGCTGGAAGGTCGCCGTCGTCGCCACCCGCCACGATCCGCAGCTGCCCTTGCGCGAGAACCTGAACGGCGTGGACGTCCATCGGTGTCCGGTCATCGCCTCGATCGGCCGAGGCCTGGTCAGCCCCTCGTTCGCCCGTACGGTACGTCGGCTGAGCAGACGGTCGCGCGTGCTCCACCTGCACCTGCCGATGCTCGAGGCCGGGCTCATCACGGGGCCGCGGCTGAAGATCCCCGTCGTCTCGACCTATCACATCGACCTCTGGCTGCCGCCCGGCCCGGTGGCCCGGGCCGCGACAGCGGCGGTGAGTGTCTCGTCGGCAGTCACACTGCGCCGGTCCGCGGCCGTCGTGGTCAACAGCGACGACCAGGCCGAGCACTCCCGGATGTGGCCGACGCTCCGCAACGCCAGACGATTCGCGATAGCGGCCCCCTGCCTGGACCGGCGAGGCGGTTCGGCCGCGTACCGGCAGACCACCGGGCCGCACATCGGCTTCCTCGGGCGCATCGTGCCCGACAAGGGACTGCCCTACCTCCTCGACGCGTTCAGCGGGATCGACGACCCCGACGCCCGGCTGCTGGTGGGTGGCGACTACGTGACCGTGGCGGGAGGCAGCGTCATCGAGGAGATCCGGGAGGCCGCCCGGCAGGACCCGCGGATCAGCATCCTGGGTCTGCTGCGGGGCCAGGAGATCGCTGACTTCTACGCGTCGATCGACGTCTTCGCGCTGCCTTCGGTAGCGGAGTCGTTCGGGATCGCCCAGGCCGAGGCGATGATGTGCGGCGTTCCCTCGGTCACGACCGATCTGCCGGGCGGGCGCTACCCCGTGGTGGCCACCGGCATGGGTGCTGTCGTCCCGCCACGTGATCCCGTGGCGCTGCGCGAGGCACTCCTGGAGACGGTCAGCTGGGATGCGGCTGTGCGAAAGGACGGGGCCGAACGCGCCAGGAACCTGTTCGGCCTCGAAAGCTGCCTCGACCGGTACGCCGCCGTTCTGAAGGAAGTGCAGGCATGA